A single Henriciella sp. AS95 DNA region contains:
- a CDS encoding succinate dehydrogenase assembly factor 2, protein MDERKRKLKFRASRRGFREMDLIMGQFADRHIAGMSETELQEFERLLATPDWEVYAWIVGNKSVPPNYAGPVMDRLLAFEYDPLG, encoded by the coding sequence ATGGATGAACGAAAACGAAAATTGAAGTTCCGTGCTTCGAGACGAGGGTTTCGAGAGATGGACCTGATTATGGGGCAGTTTGCGGACCGTCACATCGCTGGCATGAGCGAGACTGAACTCCAGGAATTCGAACGCTTGCTCGCCACGCCGGACTGGGAAGTTTACGCTTGGATCGTAGGCAACAAAAGCGTCCCGCCAAATTATGCAGGACCGGTCATGGACCGTCTGCTCGCGTTCGAGTACGACCCCCTCGGTTAG
- the recG gene encoding ATP-dependent DNA helicase RecG, with translation MRDERLFPLFQSLDRLPGIGPKLKPVFEHLIGGEHVWDLLLHLPDRWLDRRVKASFEELIPGEVATVRGEVHAYKAPYNDRAPHRIQMYDGTGFLTLIFFRAEPRWLQGQFPIGKERIVSGAVGEFQGERQMTHPDYIIDPARGEMPPQVEPIYSLTAGLTNKKVHSAAEAALDCITDELPEWISADLMDKHDWPAFKAALTGLHAPTEYDETAFETCRERLAYDEALARELVFAKARQARTQRAAPNLKSSNDDMNAVAASLPYKLTNAQIRAVKEITVDIAEPHPMRRMLQGDVGAGKTLVALLAAVKAVSSGFQAAFMAPTEVLARQQYETVSGLLSPLGYEVAALTGRDRGAAREGTLIGLADGSIQIAVGTQALFQEAVRFQNLGLVIVDEQHRFGVADRMKLASKAQAPHMLVMSATPIPRTLAQAVHGDLDISVLDEKPEGRQPIETRAIPDTRIEEVVQGVARAIDRGERVFWVCPRVDADEDDSSAVYRSAALKEALGVPVGLVHGRLKGEAKDTALEDFRTGKTKVLVATTVIEVGVDVPDATIMVIERAEGFGLAQLHQLRGRVGRGTKKSFCLLLYRPPLGDVARERLETLRATEDGFEIAEADFRLRGPGDLLGLRQSGAVDYRIIDLTKDADLVPVARQDARFLVERGGETNAKRAEALGLLRELLSPLSRDSS, from the coding sequence ATGCGCGACGAACGACTTTTCCCCCTCTTTCAGTCCTTGGACAGGCTGCCCGGAATCGGCCCCAAGCTGAAACCTGTTTTCGAACACCTGATTGGTGGCGAACATGTATGGGACCTCTTGTTGCACCTGCCGGATCGCTGGCTGGACAGGAGAGTGAAGGCGTCGTTCGAAGAGCTGATCCCAGGTGAGGTCGCAACAGTCCGTGGCGAAGTTCACGCCTATAAAGCGCCTTACAATGATCGCGCGCCTCACCGTATCCAGATGTATGATGGTACGGGGTTTTTGACCCTCATCTTTTTTCGGGCAGAGCCTCGATGGTTGCAGGGCCAGTTTCCTATTGGAAAAGAGCGGATTGTTTCCGGCGCGGTCGGCGAATTTCAAGGCGAACGCCAGATGACGCATCCCGATTATATTATCGACCCTGCGCGCGGGGAAATGCCGCCTCAGGTCGAGCCGATCTATTCGCTTACCGCAGGATTGACCAACAAGAAGGTCCATAGTGCAGCTGAGGCTGCGCTTGATTGCATCACTGACGAACTGCCGGAATGGATATCGGCAGACCTGATGGACAAGCATGACTGGCCTGCCTTCAAAGCCGCGTTGACGGGCCTCCATGCGCCGACTGAATATGACGAAACCGCTTTTGAAACGTGTCGAGAGAGGCTGGCGTATGACGAGGCCCTGGCTCGAGAGCTCGTATTCGCCAAAGCCCGACAGGCGCGCACGCAGCGGGCCGCGCCAAACCTCAAGTCGAGCAATGACGACATGAACGCGGTTGCAGCCTCCCTCCCCTATAAGCTGACAAACGCCCAGATTCGGGCCGTGAAGGAAATCACAGTAGATATCGCTGAACCGCACCCGATGCGCAGAATGCTTCAGGGCGATGTCGGCGCTGGCAAAACGCTGGTCGCATTGCTTGCCGCTGTGAAAGCGGTGAGCAGCGGTTTTCAGGCAGCGTTTATGGCGCCAACAGAGGTTTTGGCACGCCAACAGTACGAGACTGTGTCCGGCCTGCTCTCGCCGCTTGGCTATGAAGTCGCCGCGCTCACCGGGCGAGACCGAGGCGCAGCACGCGAAGGGACCCTGATCGGCCTTGCCGATGGATCGATCCAGATTGCTGTCGGCACTCAGGCTCTGTTCCAGGAGGCGGTCAGGTTCCAAAACCTGGGTCTTGTGATCGTGGACGAGCAACACAGGTTTGGCGTTGCCGACCGCATGAAACTCGCCAGCAAAGCACAAGCCCCGCACATGCTCGTCATGAGCGCCACGCCGATACCAAGGACGCTCGCGCAGGCTGTTCACGGTGATCTCGACATATCCGTTCTCGATGAAAAGCCGGAGGGCCGGCAACCAATTGAAACACGCGCCATCCCCGATACGCGTATTGAAGAAGTTGTTCAGGGCGTCGCCCGCGCAATCGACCGAGGTGAACGGGTTTTCTGGGTCTGTCCTCGCGTCGACGCTGACGAAGATGATAGTTCAGCGGTGTATCGCTCTGCAGCTCTCAAGGAAGCACTGGGCGTGCCGGTGGGACTGGTGCATGGCCGCCTGAAGGGCGAAGCGAAAGATACGGCACTGGAAGACTTTCGAACTGGTAAAACGAAAGTGCTCGTTGCGACCACAGTGATCGAAGTCGGTGTCGACGTTCCAGATGCGACCATCATGGTGATCGAACGCGCTGAGGGATTCGGACTGGCTCAACTGCATCAGCTGCGCGGACGCGTGGGCCGCGGAACCAAGAAGTCTTTCTGCTTGCTCCTGTATCGTCCGCCTCTTGGAGACGTGGCGCGCGAACGACTGGAGACTCTTCGTGCAACAGAAGATGGATTTGAGATCGCCGAAGCCGACTTTCGCTTGCGCGGTCCGGGTGATCTGCTTGGCTTGCGCCAGTCTGGTGCCGTCGATTACCGGATCATCGACCTCACCAAGGATGCAGACCTAGTGCCCGTCGCAAGACAGGATGCCCGCTTCCTGGTGGAGCGCGGCGGCGAGACCAATGCGAAGCGGGCTGAGGCTCTTGGCCTATTGAGGGAGCTGCTCAGCCCGCTCAGCAGGGACAGCAGTTGA
- a CDS encoding DUF6285 domain-containing protein has product MYDQPTIKELVEAVKNFVDHTAMPELSGRAAFHARVASNVLATIARDLEARKQNDAEERSSLQALLGTSNENDLRALNCELSERLRNRTLDSSSTELMLHLKKTAIAQLKVDQPSYSGLKEAMKEE; this is encoded by the coding sequence ATGTACGACCAGCCAACGATCAAAGAGCTTGTTGAAGCGGTGAAGAATTTTGTCGATCACACCGCGATGCCTGAACTCAGTGGTCGGGCTGCCTTCCACGCAAGGGTTGCCTCCAATGTGCTTGCGACGATTGCGCGAGATTTGGAGGCCCGCAAACAAAACGATGCTGAAGAAAGATCGAGCCTGCAGGCTCTGCTCGGCACCTCGAATGAGAATGATTTGAGAGCCTTGAATTGCGAACTTAGCGAGCGCCTGAGGAACCGCACGCTGGATAGCAGCTCAACTGAGCTCATGTTGCACCTAAAAAAGACCGCAATTGCACAGCTAAAGGTGGATCAGCCGTCCTATTCAGGACTGAAAGAGGCAATGAAGGAAGAGTAA
- a CDS encoding DUF502 domain-containing protein codes for MSKRRKKDKGLMGIEPKPKRLSVWAWLRGRFLAGMVIAAPIAITIFVLQFLINFIDNRVKPLLPPVIQPETYTNYAIPGFGVLVMIIVLTILGAIATNLIGRSVISATDRILSRIPLVRNVYAAFKQLTEVLASNQQASYDRVVMVEYPKAGSWCIGFVASDAKGEIKHHLGPEFIGVFVPTTPNPTSGFLMYVNRAECIDLDMSIEEGAKMILSAGLIVPEKLAPASETTPSTAVPAERAEQLPQ; via the coding sequence ATGTCGAAAAGACGCAAGAAAGACAAAGGTTTGATGGGCATTGAGCCCAAGCCAAAACGTCTGAGCGTCTGGGCATGGCTCCGCGGACGTTTTCTCGCCGGTATGGTGATCGCGGCGCCGATCGCGATTACGATATTTGTCCTGCAGTTTCTGATAAATTTCATCGACAATCGCGTGAAGCCGCTGCTGCCACCGGTCATTCAGCCGGAGACCTACACGAACTACGCCATCCCAGGCTTTGGCGTGCTGGTCATGATCATCGTCCTGACAATACTGGGCGCGATCGCCACGAATCTGATCGGTCGATCAGTGATCAGTGCGACGGATCGGATTCTATCGCGCATTCCGCTTGTCAGAAACGTCTATGCCGCTTTCAAACAGCTTACAGAAGTGCTCGCGAGCAATCAGCAGGCATCCTATGACCGGGTGGTCATGGTGGAATACCCGAAGGCCGGCTCATGGTGCATTGGTTTTGTCGCGTCGGATGCAAAGGGCGAAATCAAACATCACCTCGGGCCTGAATTCATTGGGGTGTTTGTGCCGACAACACCAAACCCGACGTCTGGCTTTCTTATGTACGTCAATCGAGCCGAGTGTATCGATCTCGACATGTCGATCGAGGAGGGCGCGAAGATGATCCTGTCCGCCGGTCTCATCGTGCCTGAGAAGCTTGCGCCGGCGTCGGAAACGACGCCCTCAACTGCTGTCCCTGCTGAGCGGGCTGAGCAGCTCCCTCAATAG
- a CDS encoding phosphotransferase family protein — protein MRLVDVEYGLEVFFFPLIVAKMSDAQDFERRLSAVVAKIYDGKAELNSAEQLSGGASQETWLLKLAGSLVPDSIILRRAPEGATATSELNPIGLAREAEVIALASDADVPVPKVLRVLTPTDGLGEGFFMSRITGETIARRILRDDQYATARAVLPEQCGMALARIHSVKGASDCGLEESSGLDQLRRYDETYRSTGICRPIFDLAVAWLEDHAPSPLKPALVHGDFRLGNIMVDEQGLASVLDWELSHIGDPREDIAWLCVNSWRFGQSENRVGGFGQLEDLLDAYEQAGGQAFQPTDIDWWEILGSLKWGIMCMMMYESFRSGADPSVERAAIGRRVSETEIDLINLLERQ, from the coding sequence GTGCGTCTGGTTGACGTTGAGTATGGCTTGGAAGTGTTCTTCTTTCCGTTAATTGTGGCGAAGATGAGTGACGCACAAGATTTTGAACGCAGGCTTTCCGCTGTCGTTGCAAAGATTTACGACGGAAAAGCTGAATTGAATTCGGCCGAGCAATTGTCAGGCGGCGCTAGCCAGGAAACCTGGTTGCTGAAGCTTGCAGGATCATTGGTCCCTGATTCTATTATCTTACGCCGAGCCCCCGAAGGGGCGACGGCCACGTCGGAATTAAATCCGATCGGACTTGCCCGGGAAGCGGAGGTCATTGCGTTGGCATCTGACGCTGATGTGCCCGTCCCAAAGGTACTCAGGGTGCTGACGCCCACAGATGGCCTCGGTGAGGGTTTCTTCATGAGCCGTATCACCGGAGAAACCATTGCGCGACGCATTCTGCGAGACGATCAATATGCTACCGCCCGCGCTGTGCTGCCGGAGCAATGCGGTATGGCGCTCGCGCGAATTCACTCTGTCAAAGGTGCAAGCGATTGCGGTCTGGAAGAGAGCAGCGGCCTGGATCAACTTCGCAGATACGATGAAACCTACAGGTCCACCGGGATATGTCGACCGATATTCGATTTGGCTGTTGCATGGCTAGAGGACCATGCCCCTTCGCCGCTCAAGCCTGCTCTCGTTCACGGTGACTTCCGCCTCGGAAACATCATGGTCGACGAACAGGGTTTGGCGTCGGTTCTCGACTGGGAACTCTCGCACATTGGGGATCCGAGAGAAGACATTGCGTGGCTATGCGTAAATTCGTGGCGCTTCGGACAATCTGAAAATCGGGTCGGCGGCTTCGGGCAATTGGAGGACTTGCTTGACGCTTACGAGCAAGCTGGCGGCCAAGCCTTTCAACCGACGGATATTGACTGGTGGGAAATTCTAGGCAGCCTCAAATGGGGCATCATGTGCATGATGATGTACGAATCCTTTCGGTCCGGCGCTGATCCGAGTGTCGAACGCGCGGCGATCGGCCGACGTGTTTCGGAAACAGAAATAGACCTGATAAACCTGCTGGAGAGGCAATAA